The region CCCTTGATACCCTTTTCCTTCCAGAAGCGGATTACCCTTTTTATCTCTTCCCGTACCATGGGATTCTCCCAGTTTAGATCTGCCTGGGTCTTGTCAAATAAATGGAGGTAGTATTTCCCTGCATCCTCCGAAAATTCCCACGCACTTCCTCCGAACTTGGACTGCCAGTTGGTCGGTGGATTTCCAGGGACCCCTTCCTGAAAGAAATAGTAATCCTGGAACTTTTTATCACCGTAAAGTGCCTTTTGAAACCATTCATGGCTTGTGGAGGTATGATTAAAAACCATATCAAGCATCAGCCCCATGCCCAGTTCTCCGGCCTTTGCAATCAGATCTTCCAAATCCTCCATGGTCCCGAACAGAGGATCGATCCGGCAGTAATCCTGGATATCGTAGCCGTTATCATTTTGAGGAGACAGGAAAAACGGGGTCAGCCAGAGGTAGTCAACACCCAGCCGCTTTAAGTAATCCAGCTTTTCCAGCACTCCCTTTAAATCTCCTATCCCGTCGCCGTTGCTGTCCCGAAAGGACTTGGGATAAATCTGGTACACACATGATTTCTTAAAGCTCTCCATTACGTGGTCCCTTTCTTCTTTCCAATTATGACTGTCAGTGCAAAAGGCACTGCAATGGCAATCAGCATGCAAAGTCCGAAGATTCCCATATACTGGGGCTGGATAGACAGAATACCAGGAAGGCCGCCTACGCCAATGGAATTAGCCATAACATTCATTCCCACAGAAACCGTAGCAGCTATGGCAGAACCAATCATGGCAGAAAGGAACGGAAATCCTCTCTTTAAGTTCACACCGAACATGGCCGGTTCTGTAACTCCCAGGTAACAGGAAATGCAGGCAGGTATGGAAATCTGCTTTGCTTCCTCATTCTTTTTTTGAAGGTACATCATTCCTAAAACCGCAGATCCCTGTGCAATATTGGACAGCGCGATCATCGGCCACAGCATGGTTCCTCCAAATTCAGCCATTAGCTGTAAATCAATGGCATTTGTCATATGGTGAAGGCCGGTAATAACAAGTGGCGCATATACAAAACCAAATAAGGTTGCAAACAGCCAGCGGAAGCTGGAAGTAAGCCCTGCATAAACTATCTTTGAAATCCAGGAACCAATCGCCCAGCCAATGGGTCCTACCACTGCATGTGCTGCAATTACTGCCAGCAAAAGGGACATGAAAGGAACTACAATCATGGACACTGCCTGGGGGGTAATTTTCTTAAAAAATCTCTCCAGGTAGACCAGTACGAATCCTGCCAGAATGGCGGGAATCACCTGGGCCTGATAGCCGATCATCTCC is a window of [Clostridium] saccharolyticum WM1 DNA encoding:
- the treP gene encoding PTS system trehalose-specific EIIBC component; its protein translation is MGKYESDARKLLEYVGGKENIGAVSHCMTRMRFALVDPGKADTKQIEALSCVKGTFTQAGQFQVIIGNDVQSFYNDFVSVSGVEGVSKDEVKKEAKGNLNLLQRAVADIAEIFAPLIPAIIVGGLILGFRNIIGEIKLVNGGTETLVQVSQFWSGVHSFLWLLGEAIFHFLPVGITWSVTRKMGTTQILGIVLGLTLVSPQLLNAYAMASGAEVPVWDFGFVKMEMIGYQAQVIPAILAGFVLVYLERFFKKITPQAVSMIVVPFMSLLLAVIAAHAVVGPIGWAIGSWISKIVYAGLTSSFRWLFATLFGFVYAPLVITGLHHMTNAIDLQLMAEFGGTMLWPMIALSNIAQGSAVLGMMYLQKKNEEAKQISIPACISCYLGVTEPAMFGVNLKRGFPFLSAMIGSAIAATVSVGMNVMANSIGVGGLPGILSIQPQYMGIFGLCMLIAIAVPFALTVIIGKKKGTT